The following are from one region of the Anabas testudineus chromosome 2, fAnaTes1.2, whole genome shotgun sequence genome:
- the LOC113163266 gene encoding nck-associated protein 5-like isoform X3 has protein sequence MHQDAASPPGEKLAVARLQREVARSKSEGTMREKLIHELEEERRLRLESEKRLREVTEESELGRMQMVSLQQQFSRMEETVRSLLQNQGILEQTAVDTVDIMKAYKDKLSEEVQKQHDGPEENGSPPANQAELDPRLPANADPDASQAEEDKDKPKLLLERLKALEEQNSALALENESQREQYERCLDEVANQVVQALLTQKDLREECLKLRTRVFDLEQQNRALSVLFQQRIKPASDLLLQKLHSRIMDLSAADLLLEPERSKAFLLSRNTDSPSNEVQLNGKAGLPVAKCLSQLSLTVPAPVYPRSSCSSSELSLSSACSEFSSGSYTWNDGRSCGKMSSLTWEKRLSLGSSAPSNICAPLEEQLPTRRKESHILEGLRKLQRRKHRSSSSSSKVSKSGYKDCMNSNEGIYSLGIKSNSKGVSKPSHVGRTLAGRKKFSYDSDDADDELAHSSRGNNVPTKDSWFYCKRRSHSISDSLCSWEGIQDSGDGGDGSSGPPATKHPSGYDSKERPEKLMSFINSFLPEGGRTSAFSKPTKLHFHPSDLEGPNHLSDVDDPEELNSESSDFRMPFNRPPEQAERDSKRLSRDAAKLIAQQCLRRDQGRTQSADGRPRPFSLIKEPKASKCTQSEESILAIFDAEGEPIELCAQKLGAVRNDILGSKDYAELAPQERPTRQKSGNGRNYAILESPEKPSEYQVRTSKTGNNRDGSAERLSMQLTPQRKLIKPPNSRTTKGHSIPPMNDSAGPKSDSGPGSKIPGRNKSSGSPLRLSKGSSTEPSNSANSGPSGQDKSPSSATVKISRFIKTPGNCSQSPKAVNSKLPSKAEWSKGSSSNSPHLSRRHLEYADSGEQPTRDKHCETSKNKLRSPSPPPPPGRSTSLLIRPNYEGSPQAHKTGVAQPSTPTTVRGPPPSYHTSLLPNMQTTLPIKDKDCFDLDAGYGTALAPQKLVDKTSQHLQKSPAMTQTSTKGTSKRITTKDYLPSANSGCAPEPENAPKSSKNVPPPYNALRGSSLQNSYANKRGSTHENVHQTVQKTPTSLPISGQDTTQGKTEPQNGKTVVSPPNSVMMSPSSGDKASKTRIPMGFKAFLKSPPSHKNSASIPGKQEKDHINLVSKETVTSNASTQCDSLQQVYSIDSPPKMSVTEGKGEAQCRLLEEEVHAAVLAEEGDAFNKGKRSSQLFSRSISVTTKPHLKPALGMNGAKARSQSFSTNYMEKPNINALDGPGKIRTQIITNSVERGNSLSRQSSLEVPSVGLAESPVHSPRTRLSHYGGMTGSNSHNILPERTFKSGSKGEGSQVSTKGEVVSSLQKEVRSLPISDRTGLSNIHKPAKVTSHPQFQPPSSCVYSMDNTARETGGIATTTNEPDSCREVKTQTDSPNKPPDIEEKKISPTACTIEEKVMMGIEENVQKCQEQEKVAANEAKQKTGPSLANWFGLRKSKLPALSGKKADSPKGKEEKKELKIGSVLGGKQKKDKKKNDNQQRDSQEVQNLSEMNNKLSSIMDHCNNQMGQIASQIQCTTAFIGKDQFVKELLGRTALKGNGVAASPPGISTPKKHGEMKGDMEICSDTATLIMTQKINLRAENEEGHIPDSACQDHMIGSSCQMRTLDSGIGTFPLPDSVTRASSRHIPKSESSPDRVTAGSSELDRGTSSHLDPSLPNVKVPSLPKTRLHAPTSMGHSLSDPTVTSSSNAQDTQSRLPKLATSDAIRTKRMSLGAPRSNISTEDREKETERKLKNKDHDMPGERALQVCTYSGSSSDTETEPEGTGSTLGSPQRTLINTTKKGDSVDDNEETLKRSSVEKSLSIMDYYQHDMFSHLEKESRRISQYNLLHKESSLDGKAGDRLSKEIALERTPVSGKQPGSLDLSLESLNKLNHSSSTGLGGRRGDCHASAGNSMEDCGKVDEPSSSSFSSKPGADPVGSLSDSLYDSFSSCTSHGSNDV, from the exons GATGGAAGAGACGGTGCGGTCGCTGCTGCAGAATCAGGGCATCCTGGAGCAGACTGCTGTGGACACAGTGGACATCATGAAGGCCTACAAG GATAAACTCTCGGAGGAAGTGCAGAAACAGCACGATGGCCCCGAAGAGAACGGCTCCCCACCGGCGAATCAAGCGGAGCTGGACCCCAGGCTGCCAGCAAACGCCGATCCCGATGCCAGCCAAGCAGAAGAGGACAAAGACAAACCCAAGCTCCTTCTGGAGCGCCTCAAGGCCCTGGAG GAGCAGAACTCTGCCTTGGCCTTGGAGAACGAGAGCCAGAGGGAGCAGTATGAGCGCTGTCTAGACGAG GTTGCCAATCAAGTTGTGCAGGCTCTGCTCACCCAGAAG GATCTGAGAGAGGAATGTCTGAAGCTGCGAACCAGAGTTTTCGACCTCGAGCAGCAGAACCGGGCCCTGAGTGTTTTGTTCCAGCAGAGAATCAAGCCTGCCTCGGACCTGCTTCTCCAG AAACTCCACTCTCGGATCATGGATCTGTCAGCGGCAGATTTGCTCCTGGAGCCGGAGAGAAGCAAGGCCTTCTTGCTTTCCAGGAATACTGACTCTCCTTCTAAT GAGGTTCAGCTGAATGGAAAAGCAGGTCTCCCTGTAGCCAAATGTCTGAGCCAACTGAGCCTGACAGTGCCAGCGCCTGTATACCCACGCAGCAGCTGTAGCAGCAGCGAGTTGTCCTTGTCAAGTGCATGCAGTGAATTCTCCAGCGGCTCATACACGTGGAATGATGGACGCTCCTGTGGGAAAATG TCATCTCTGACCTGGGAGAAGAGGCTGAGTTTGGGTTCGTCAGCCCCTAGTAATATCTGTGCCCCCTTGGAGGAACAGCTTCCGACAAGACGCAAGGAAAGCCACATACTAGAGGGACTGAGAAAactgcagaggaggaaacacaggagctcctcttcttcttctaaagtCTCCAAATCAGGCTACAAAGACTGCATGAACTCAAATGAGGGCATCTACTCTCTGGGGATAAAGAGCAACAGTAAAGGGGTCTCCAAACCTTCCCATGTGGGTCGAACTCTTGCTGGTCGGAAGAAGTTCTCTTATGATTCTGATGATGCAGATGATGAATTGGCACATTCCAGTCGTGGAAATAACGTACCCACCAAGGACAGCTGGTTTTACTGTAAGAGGCGTTCACACAGCATCTCAGACAGTTTGTGTAGCTGGGAGGGGATACAGGATAGTGGAGATGGAGGTGATGGTAGCTCAGGTCCCCCAGCTACCAAACATCCATCTGGCTATGACTCTAAAGAGCGACCTGAGAAACTCATGagttttattaacagttttCTCCCTGAGGGAGGGCGGACATCAGCTTTTAGTAAACCAACCAAACTACATTTCCATCCTTCTGATCTGGAGGGTCCCAATCACCTCTCTGATGTGGATGACCCAGAGGAGCTTAACTCTGAGTCCAGTGACTTTCGAATGCCCTTTAACCGGCCACCGGAGCAAGCAGAGAGGGACTCAAAGAGGCTGTCACGGGATGCTGCCAAGCTGATTGCACAACAGTGCTTGCGCAGAGATCAGGGACGCACCCAGTCTGCAGATGGGAGGCCCAGGCCTTTCAGCTTAATTAAGGAGCCCAAAGCGTCCAAATGTACTCAGTCTGAGGAGAGCATTTTGGCAATATTTGATGCAGAAGGAGAGCCTATTGAACTGTGTGCACAGAAGCTTGGAGCAGTTCGAAATGATATTCTAGGTAGCAAAGATTACGCAGAGTTAGCACCACAAGAGAGGCCAACAAGGCAAAAGTCAGGAAATGGAAGAAACTACGCCATTCTTGAATCTCCAGAGAAACCATCTGAATATCAGGTTAGGACTAGTAAAACAGGCAACAACAGGGACGGCAGTGCAGAGCGACTGTCAATGCAGCTGACACCACAAAGGAAACTAATCAAACCACCGAACAGCCGAACTACTAAAGGACATTCTATCCCTCCCATGAATGATTCTGCTGGTCCCAAATCTGATTCGGGACCAGGTTCAAAGATACCTGGTCGTAACAAATCTTCAGGATCCCCACTGCGATTGTCTAAGGGCTCCTCAACTGAACCAAGCAACAGTGCAAATTCAGGACCCTCTGGTCAGGACAAATCCCCATCCTCTGCCACAGTTAAAATATCCAGGTTTATCAAGACACCAGGAAACTGCTCCCAGAGTCCAAAGGCGGTAAACTCCAAGCTCCCCAGCAAGGCTGAATGGAGTAAGGGCTCCTCATCCAATTCCCCACACCTCTCACGGAGACACCTGGAGTATGCTGACAGTGGCGAACAGCCAACCAGAGACAAACACTGTGAAACCAGCAAAAATAAACTCAGGtccccttctcctccccctcccccagGACGCTCCACCTCCTTACTGATCAGACCAAATTATGAAGGGTCACCTCAAGCACATAAAACAGGGGTGGCTCAACCATCCACACCAACCACTGTGAGGGGCCCTCCCCCAAGCTACCACACCTCACTTCTACCAAATATGCAAACTACATTACCCATCAAGGATAAAGACTGTTTTGACCTGGATGCAGGCTACGGGACTGCACTTGCACCTCAGAAACTGGTTGATAAAACCAGTCAGCACCTTCAGAAGTCCCCTGCCATGACTCAGACATCTACTAAAGGCACTTCCAAGCGTATAACCACGAAAGACTACCTCCCTTCTGCCAACTCAGGGTGTGCTCCAGAACCTGAAAATGCACCTAAAAGCTCAAAGAATGTCCCTCCTCCGTACAATGCCCTCAGAGGGTCCTCCTTGCAGAACTCATATGCAAATAAGAGGGGATCTACCCACGAAAATGTACATCAGACAGTGCAGAAGACCCCTACTAGTTTACCCATATCAGGACAGGACACCACTCAAGGTAAAACAGAGCCACAAAATGGTAAAACTGTAGTCAGCCCACCCAACTCAGTTATGATGTCCCCCAGCTCAGGGGACAAAGCCTCAAAGACTCGCATCCCAATGGGgtttaaagcatttttaaaatctccCCCTAGCCATAAAAATAGTGCTTCCATACCAGGCAAGCAAGAAAAAGATCATATCAACTTAGTCTCTAAGGAGACTGTGACTTCAAACGCTTCCACCCAGTGTGACAGCTTGCAGCAAGTGTACAGTATTGATTCCCCACCGAAGATGTCTGTTACAGAGGGTAAAGGTGAAGCCCAGTGTAGGTTACTGGAAGAGGAAGTACATGCTGCTGTATTAGCAGAGGAGGGGGACGCTTTTAATAAGGGGAAAAGGAGTAGTCAACTTTTTTCTAGGTCCATATCTGTTACTACTAAACCTCATCTAAAGCCGGCCTTAGGGATGAATGGAGCCAAAGCCCGCAGCCAGAGTTTTAGCACCAACTACATGGAGAAACCCAACATTAATGCTCTAGATGGGCCGGGCAAAATTAGAACGCAGATCATCACCAACTCAGTGGAAAGAGGGAATTCTCTGTCAAGACAGAGTTCTTTGGAGGTACCCAGTGTCGGTCTAGCTGAGAGCCCTGTTCATTCCCCCAGGACCAGGCTCAGCCACTATGGAGGTATGACAGGCTCAAATAGTCACAATATCCTTCCTGAGAGGACTTTTAAATCAGGCTCCAAAGGTGAGGGGTCACAAGTTTCCACAAAGGGGGAAGTAGTCAGCTCACTTCAAAAAGAGGTGCGCAGCTTACCCATCAGTGACAGGACAGGTTTGAGCAACATCCATAAACCAGCAAAAGTCACCTCTCACCCACAATTCCAACCTCCATCCTCTTGTGTCTATAGCATGGACAACACAGCACGAGAAACAGGAGGCATAGCAACCACCACTAATGAGCCAGACTCCTGCAGGGaagtcaaaacacagacagactcacCAAACAAACCCCCAGATattgaggagaaaaaaatcagCCCCACGGCCTGCACTATTGAAGAGAAGGTCATGATGGGAATCGAAGAGAATGTGCAGAAATGTCAAGAACAGGAGAAGGTCGCCGCCAATGAGGCCAAACAGAAGACGGGCCCCTCTCTGGCAAACTGGTTCGGCCTCCGTAAGAGCAAACTCCCAGCTCTGAGTGGTAAGAAAGCAGACTCCCCCaagggaaaagaggagaagaaagagctAAAGATTGGATCAGTGCTCGGAGGCAAACAGAAGAAagataagaagaaaaatgataACCAGCAGAGAGACAGCCAGGAGGTGCAGAATCTGTCTGAGATGAACAACAAGCTGAGCTCCATCATGGACCATTGCAACAATCAGATGGGTCAGATTGCCAGCCAGATCCAGTGTACGACAGCCTTTATCGGCAAAGACCAGTTTGTCAAAGAACTTCTTGGCAG GACCGCACTGAAGGGCAACGGTGTGGCCGCATCGCCGCCTGGGATCTCCACACCGAAGAAACACGGCGAAATGAAGGGAGATATGGAGATCTGCTCAGATACTGCT ACCCTCATAATGACTCAGAAGATCAACCTGAGGGCTGAAAATGAGGAGGGACACATCCCAGACTCAGCTTGTCAAGACCACATGATAG GCTCCAGCTGTCAGATGAGAACCCTGGACAGCGGGATCGGCACCTTCCCTCTTCCCGACTCCGTCACCCGGGCCAGCAGCCGCCACATCCCTAAATCTGAATCCAGCCCAGATAGGGTGACCGCCGGCTCATCTGAGCTCGATCGGGGTACTTCTTCTCACCTTGATCCCTCACTACCCAATGTGAAAGTGCCTTCCCTCCCAAAAACCCGCCTGCATGCCCCTACCAGCATGGGTCACTCCCTGTCTGACCCCACTGTGACCTCCAGCAGCAATGCCCAGGACACCCAGAGCCGACTGCCCAAATTAGCAACTTCAG ATGCAATCAGGACGAAGAGGATGAGTCTTGGTGCCCCACGCAGCAACATCtccacagaggacagagagaaagaaacagagaggaagttgaaaaacaaagaccATGATATGCCTGGT GAACGAGCGCTGCAAGTGTGCACGTACTCGGGAAGCAGCAGCGACACCGAGACTGAACCAGAGGGAACCGGAAGCACTTTGGGCTCGCCACAGAGGACCCTGATCAACACAACTAAGAAGGGTGACTCAG TTGACGATAATGAGGAGACCCTGAAGAGAAGCAGTGTGGAGAAATCCTTGTCAATCATGGACTACTACCAACATGACATGTTCTCGCATCTGGAGAAGGAAAGCAGGAGGATTTCTCAGTACAACTTGCTGCATAAAGAGTCATCTCTCGATGGCAAAGCAGGAGACAGACTCAGT
- the LOC113163266 gene encoding nck-associated protein 5-like isoform X4, with the protein MREKLIHELEEERRLRLESEKRLREVTEESELGRMQMVSLQQQFSRMEETVRSLLQNQGILEQTAVDTVDIMKAYKDKLSEEVQKQHDGPEENGSPPANQAELDPRLPANADPDASQAEEDKDKPKLLLERLKALEEQNSALALENESQREQYERCLDEVANQVVQALLTQKDLREECLKLRTRVFDLEQQNRALSVLFQQRIKPASDLLLQKLHSRIMDLSAADLLLEPERSKAFLLSRNTDSPSNEVQLNGKAGLPVAKCLSQLSLTVPAPVYPRSSCSSSELSLSSACSEFSSGSYTWNDGRSCGKMSSLTWEKRLSLGSSAPSNICAPLEEQLPTRRKESHILEGLRKLQRRKHRSSSSSSKVSKSGYKDCMNSNEGIYSLGIKSNSKGVSKPSHVGRTLAGRKKFSYDSDDADDELAHSSRGNNVPTKDSWFYCKRRSHSISDSLCSWEGIQDSGDGGDGSSGPPATKHPSGYDSKERPEKLMSFINSFLPEGGRTSAFSKPTKLHFHPSDLEGPNHLSDVDDPEELNSESSDFRMPFNRPPEQAERDSKRLSRDAAKLIAQQCLRRDQGRTQSADGRPRPFSLIKEPKASKCTQSEESILAIFDAEGEPIELCAQKLGAVRNDILGSKDYAELAPQERPTRQKSGNGRNYAILESPEKPSEYQVRTSKTGNNRDGSAERLSMQLTPQRKLIKPPNSRTTKGHSIPPMNDSAGPKSDSGPGSKIPGRNKSSGSPLRLSKGSSTEPSNSANSGPSGQDKSPSSATVKISRFIKTPGNCSQSPKAVNSKLPSKAEWSKGSSSNSPHLSRRHLEYADSGEQPTRDKHCETSKNKLRSPSPPPPPGRSTSLLIRPNYEGSPQAHKTGVAQPSTPTTVRGPPPSYHTSLLPNMQTTLPIKDKDCFDLDAGYGTALAPQKLVDKTSQHLQKSPAMTQTSTKGTSKRITTKDYLPSANSGCAPEPENAPKSSKNVPPPYNALRGSSLQNSYANKRGSTHENVHQTVQKTPTSLPISGQDTTQGKTEPQNGKTVVSPPNSVMMSPSSGDKASKTRIPMGFKAFLKSPPSHKNSASIPGKQEKDHINLVSKETVTSNASTQCDSLQQVYSIDSPPKMSVTEGKGEAQCRLLEEEVHAAVLAEEGDAFNKGKRSSQLFSRSISVTTKPHLKPALGMNGAKARSQSFSTNYMEKPNINALDGPGKIRTQIITNSVERGNSLSRQSSLEVPSVGLAESPVHSPRTRLSHYGGMTGSNSHNILPERTFKSGSKGEGSQVSTKGEVVSSLQKEVRSLPISDRTGLSNIHKPAKVTSHPQFQPPSSCVYSMDNTARETGGIATTTNEPDSCREVKTQTDSPNKPPDIEEKKISPTACTIEEKVMMGIEENVQKCQEQEKVAANEAKQKTGPSLANWFGLRKSKLPALSGKKADSPKGKEEKKELKIGSVLGGKQKKDKKKNDNQQRDSQEVQNLSEMNNKLSSIMDHCNNQMGQIASQIQCTTAFIGKDQFVKELLGRTALKGNGVAASPPGISTPKKHGEMKGDMEICSDTATLIMTQKINLRAENEEGHIPDSACQDHMIGSSCQMRTLDSGIGTFPLPDSVTRASSRHIPKSESSPDRVTAGSSELDRGTSSHLDPSLPNVKVPSLPKTRLHAPTSMGHSLSDPTVTSSSNAQDTQSRLPKLATSDAIRTKRMSLGAPRSNISTEDREKETERKLKNKDHDMPGERALQVCTYSGSSSDTETEPEGTGSTLGSPQRTLINTTKKGDSVDDNEETLKRSSVEKSLSIMDYYQHDMFSHLEKESRRISQYNLLHKESSLDGKAGDRLSKEIALERTPVSGKQPGSLDLSLESLNKLNHSSSTGLGGRRGDCHASAGNSMEDCGKVDEPSSSSFSSKPGADPVGSLSDSLYDSFSSCTSHGSNDV; encoded by the exons GATGGAAGAGACGGTGCGGTCGCTGCTGCAGAATCAGGGCATCCTGGAGCAGACTGCTGTGGACACAGTGGACATCATGAAGGCCTACAAG GATAAACTCTCGGAGGAAGTGCAGAAACAGCACGATGGCCCCGAAGAGAACGGCTCCCCACCGGCGAATCAAGCGGAGCTGGACCCCAGGCTGCCAGCAAACGCCGATCCCGATGCCAGCCAAGCAGAAGAGGACAAAGACAAACCCAAGCTCCTTCTGGAGCGCCTCAAGGCCCTGGAG GAGCAGAACTCTGCCTTGGCCTTGGAGAACGAGAGCCAGAGGGAGCAGTATGAGCGCTGTCTAGACGAG GTTGCCAATCAAGTTGTGCAGGCTCTGCTCACCCAGAAG GATCTGAGAGAGGAATGTCTGAAGCTGCGAACCAGAGTTTTCGACCTCGAGCAGCAGAACCGGGCCCTGAGTGTTTTGTTCCAGCAGAGAATCAAGCCTGCCTCGGACCTGCTTCTCCAG AAACTCCACTCTCGGATCATGGATCTGTCAGCGGCAGATTTGCTCCTGGAGCCGGAGAGAAGCAAGGCCTTCTTGCTTTCCAGGAATACTGACTCTCCTTCTAAT GAGGTTCAGCTGAATGGAAAAGCAGGTCTCCCTGTAGCCAAATGTCTGAGCCAACTGAGCCTGACAGTGCCAGCGCCTGTATACCCACGCAGCAGCTGTAGCAGCAGCGAGTTGTCCTTGTCAAGTGCATGCAGTGAATTCTCCAGCGGCTCATACACGTGGAATGATGGACGCTCCTGTGGGAAAATG TCATCTCTGACCTGGGAGAAGAGGCTGAGTTTGGGTTCGTCAGCCCCTAGTAATATCTGTGCCCCCTTGGAGGAACAGCTTCCGACAAGACGCAAGGAAAGCCACATACTAGAGGGACTGAGAAAactgcagaggaggaaacacaggagctcctcttcttcttctaaagtCTCCAAATCAGGCTACAAAGACTGCATGAACTCAAATGAGGGCATCTACTCTCTGGGGATAAAGAGCAACAGTAAAGGGGTCTCCAAACCTTCCCATGTGGGTCGAACTCTTGCTGGTCGGAAGAAGTTCTCTTATGATTCTGATGATGCAGATGATGAATTGGCACATTCCAGTCGTGGAAATAACGTACCCACCAAGGACAGCTGGTTTTACTGTAAGAGGCGTTCACACAGCATCTCAGACAGTTTGTGTAGCTGGGAGGGGATACAGGATAGTGGAGATGGAGGTGATGGTAGCTCAGGTCCCCCAGCTACCAAACATCCATCTGGCTATGACTCTAAAGAGCGACCTGAGAAACTCATGagttttattaacagttttCTCCCTGAGGGAGGGCGGACATCAGCTTTTAGTAAACCAACCAAACTACATTTCCATCCTTCTGATCTGGAGGGTCCCAATCACCTCTCTGATGTGGATGACCCAGAGGAGCTTAACTCTGAGTCCAGTGACTTTCGAATGCCCTTTAACCGGCCACCGGAGCAAGCAGAGAGGGACTCAAAGAGGCTGTCACGGGATGCTGCCAAGCTGATTGCACAACAGTGCTTGCGCAGAGATCAGGGACGCACCCAGTCTGCAGATGGGAGGCCCAGGCCTTTCAGCTTAATTAAGGAGCCCAAAGCGTCCAAATGTACTCAGTCTGAGGAGAGCATTTTGGCAATATTTGATGCAGAAGGAGAGCCTATTGAACTGTGTGCACAGAAGCTTGGAGCAGTTCGAAATGATATTCTAGGTAGCAAAGATTACGCAGAGTTAGCACCACAAGAGAGGCCAACAAGGCAAAAGTCAGGAAATGGAAGAAACTACGCCATTCTTGAATCTCCAGAGAAACCATCTGAATATCAGGTTAGGACTAGTAAAACAGGCAACAACAGGGACGGCAGTGCAGAGCGACTGTCAATGCAGCTGACACCACAAAGGAAACTAATCAAACCACCGAACAGCCGAACTACTAAAGGACATTCTATCCCTCCCATGAATGATTCTGCTGGTCCCAAATCTGATTCGGGACCAGGTTCAAAGATACCTGGTCGTAACAAATCTTCAGGATCCCCACTGCGATTGTCTAAGGGCTCCTCAACTGAACCAAGCAACAGTGCAAATTCAGGACCCTCTGGTCAGGACAAATCCCCATCCTCTGCCACAGTTAAAATATCCAGGTTTATCAAGACACCAGGAAACTGCTCCCAGAGTCCAAAGGCGGTAAACTCCAAGCTCCCCAGCAAGGCTGAATGGAGTAAGGGCTCCTCATCCAATTCCCCACACCTCTCACGGAGACACCTGGAGTATGCTGACAGTGGCGAACAGCCAACCAGAGACAAACACTGTGAAACCAGCAAAAATAAACTCAGGtccccttctcctccccctcccccagGACGCTCCACCTCCTTACTGATCAGACCAAATTATGAAGGGTCACCTCAAGCACATAAAACAGGGGTGGCTCAACCATCCACACCAACCACTGTGAGGGGCCCTCCCCCAAGCTACCACACCTCACTTCTACCAAATATGCAAACTACATTACCCATCAAGGATAAAGACTGTTTTGACCTGGATGCAGGCTACGGGACTGCACTTGCACCTCAGAAACTGGTTGATAAAACCAGTCAGCACCTTCAGAAGTCCCCTGCCATGACTCAGACATCTACTAAAGGCACTTCCAAGCGTATAACCACGAAAGACTACCTCCCTTCTGCCAACTCAGGGTGTGCTCCAGAACCTGAAAATGCACCTAAAAGCTCAAAGAATGTCCCTCCTCCGTACAATGCCCTCAGAGGGTCCTCCTTGCAGAACTCATATGCAAATAAGAGGGGATCTACCCACGAAAATGTACATCAGACAGTGCAGAAGACCCCTACTAGTTTACCCATATCAGGACAGGACACCACTCAAGGTAAAACAGAGCCACAAAATGGTAAAACTGTAGTCAGCCCACCCAACTCAGTTATGATGTCCCCCAGCTCAGGGGACAAAGCCTCAAAGACTCGCATCCCAATGGGgtttaaagcatttttaaaatctccCCCTAGCCATAAAAATAGTGCTTCCATACCAGGCAAGCAAGAAAAAGATCATATCAACTTAGTCTCTAAGGAGACTGTGACTTCAAACGCTTCCACCCAGTGTGACAGCTTGCAGCAAGTGTACAGTATTGATTCCCCACCGAAGATGTCTGTTACAGAGGGTAAAGGTGAAGCCCAGTGTAGGTTACTGGAAGAGGAAGTACATGCTGCTGTATTAGCAGAGGAGGGGGACGCTTTTAATAAGGGGAAAAGGAGTAGTCAACTTTTTTCTAGGTCCATATCTGTTACTACTAAACCTCATCTAAAGCCGGCCTTAGGGATGAATGGAGCCAAAGCCCGCAGCCAGAGTTTTAGCACCAACTACATGGAGAAACCCAACATTAATGCTCTAGATGGGCCGGGCAAAATTAGAACGCAGATCATCACCAACTCAGTGGAAAGAGGGAATTCTCTGTCAAGACAGAGTTCTTTGGAGGTACCCAGTGTCGGTCTAGCTGAGAGCCCTGTTCATTCCCCCAGGACCAGGCTCAGCCACTATGGAGGTATGACAGGCTCAAATAGTCACAATATCCTTCCTGAGAGGACTTTTAAATCAGGCTCCAAAGGTGAGGGGTCACAAGTTTCCACAAAGGGGGAAGTAGTCAGCTCACTTCAAAAAGAGGTGCGCAGCTTACCCATCAGTGACAGGACAGGTTTGAGCAACATCCATAAACCAGCAAAAGTCACCTCTCACCCACAATTCCAACCTCCATCCTCTTGTGTCTATAGCATGGACAACACAGCACGAGAAACAGGAGGCATAGCAACCACCACTAATGAGCCAGACTCCTGCAGGGaagtcaaaacacagacagactcacCAAACAAACCCCCAGATattgaggagaaaaaaatcagCCCCACGGCCTGCACTATTGAAGAGAAGGTCATGATGGGAATCGAAGAGAATGTGCAGAAATGTCAAGAACAGGAGAAGGTCGCCGCCAATGAGGCCAAACAGAAGACGGGCCCCTCTCTGGCAAACTGGTTCGGCCTCCGTAAGAGCAAACTCCCAGCTCTGAGTGGTAAGAAAGCAGACTCCCCCaagggaaaagaggagaagaaagagctAAAGATTGGATCAGTGCTCGGAGGCAAACAGAAGAAagataagaagaaaaatgataACCAGCAGAGAGACAGCCAGGAGGTGCAGAATCTGTCTGAGATGAACAACAAGCTGAGCTCCATCATGGACCATTGCAACAATCAGATGGGTCAGATTGCCAGCCAGATCCAGTGTACGACAGCCTTTATCGGCAAAGACCAGTTTGTCAAAGAACTTCTTGGCAG GACCGCACTGAAGGGCAACGGTGTGGCCGCATCGCCGCCTGGGATCTCCACACCGAAGAAACACGGCGAAATGAAGGGAGATATGGAGATCTGCTCAGATACTGCT ACCCTCATAATGACTCAGAAGATCAACCTGAGGGCTGAAAATGAGGAGGGACACATCCCAGACTCAGCTTGTCAAGACCACATGATAG GCTCCAGCTGTCAGATGAGAACCCTGGACAGCGGGATCGGCACCTTCCCTCTTCCCGACTCCGTCACCCGGGCCAGCAGCCGCCACATCCCTAAATCTGAATCCAGCCCAGATAGGGTGACCGCCGGCTCATCTGAGCTCGATCGGGGTACTTCTTCTCACCTTGATCCCTCACTACCCAATGTGAAAGTGCCTTCCCTCCCAAAAACCCGCCTGCATGCCCCTACCAGCATGGGTCACTCCCTGTCTGACCCCACTGTGACCTCCAGCAGCAATGCCCAGGACACCCAGAGCCGACTGCCCAAATTAGCAACTTCAG ATGCAATCAGGACGAAGAGGATGAGTCTTGGTGCCCCACGCAGCAACATCtccacagaggacagagagaaagaaacagagaggaagttgaaaaacaaagaccATGATATGCCTGGT GAACGAGCGCTGCAAGTGTGCACGTACTCGGGAAGCAGCAGCGACACCGAGACTGAACCAGAGGGAACCGGAAGCACTTTGGGCTCGCCACAGAGGACCCTGATCAACACAACTAAGAAGGGTGACTCAG TTGACGATAATGAGGAGACCCTGAAGAGAAGCAGTGTGGAGAAATCCTTGTCAATCATGGACTACTACCAACATGACATGTTCTCGCATCTGGAGAAGGAAAGCAGGAGGATTTCTCAGTACAACTTGCTGCATAAAGAGTCATCTCTCGATGGCAAAGCAGGAGACAGACTCAGT